The Panicum virgatum strain AP13 chromosome 5K, P.virgatum_v5, whole genome shotgun sequence genome has a window encoding:
- the LOC120707034 gene encoding receptor protein kinase-like protein ZAR1, giving the protein MALRLLLLPLLLLAAADALTPDGQALLAFKAAVVEDPTGALANWDATAADPCAWNGVACSSSPADATQPRRVVALSLPKKRLLAALPAAPLPSSLRHLNLRSNRLFGPVPPELVSAAPALQSLVLYGNALDGPLPDELGALPFLQILDLSSNALNGSLPPSILKCRRLRALALARNNLTGPLPAGFGAQLSALERLDLSFNGFSGAIPKDMGNLSRLQGTVDLSHNHFSGPIPPSLGRLPEKVYIDLTYNNLSGPIPQNGALENRGPTAFVGNPDLCGPPLKNPCSPDAMPSSNPPLPNEGDSSAAGGGKGKGKGLGKIAIVAIVLSDVVGILIIALLFFYCYWRAVSSKDRKGHNAAAGSKGSRCGKDCGCFSRDESGTPPEHAEQYDLVALDQQVRFDLDELLKASAFVLGKSGIGIVYKVVLEDGLTMAVRRLGEGGLQRFKEFQTEVEAIGKVRHPNIVTLRAYYWSFDEKLLIYDYIPNGSLSAAIHGKPGTMTFTPLPWEARLNIMKGVAKGMSFLHEFSPKKYVHGDLRPNNILLGTNMEPYISDFGLGRLANIAGTSPFTQSDRVGLEKAQSQQSDASVSPLMSKGSCYQAPEALKTLKPSQKWDVYSYGVVLLEMITGRSPAVLLETMQMDLVQWVQFCIEDKKPSADMLDPFLARDSEREDEMIAVLKVALACVQANPERRPSMRHVAETLERLNGSS; this is encoded by the exons ATGGCGCTCCGTCTCCTCCTGCtccccctgctcctcctcgccgccgccgacgcgctcaCGCCGGACGGCCAGGCGCTGCTGGCGTTCAAGGCGGCCGTCGTCGAGGACCCCACGGGCGCGCTCGCCAACTGGGACGCCACCGCCGCGGACCCCTGCGCCTGGAACGGCgtcgcctgctcctcctcccccgccgacGCCACCCAGCCCCGCCGCGTCGTCGCGCTCTCGCTCCCCAAGAAGCGCCTCCTTGCGGCgctcccggcggcgccgctcccTTCCTCGCTGCGCCACCTCAACCTCCGCAGCAACCGCCTCTTCGGCCCCGTCCCGCCCGAGCTTGtctccgccgcgcccgcgctccAGAGCCTCGTCCTCTACGGGAACGCGCTCGACGGCCCGCTCCCCGACGAGCTCGGGGCCCTTCCCTTCCTCCAGATCCTCGACCTCTCCTCCAACGCCCTCAACGGCTCCCTCCCGCCCTCGATCCTCAaatgccgccgcctccgcgcgctcgcgctcgcgcggAACAACCTCACGGGCCCGCTCCCCGCCGGCTTCGGCGCCCAGCTCTCCGCGCTGGAGCGCCTCGACCTCTCCTTCAACGGCTTCTCCGGTGCCATCCCGAAGGACATGGGGAACCTCTCCAGGCTCCAGGGGACGGTCGACCTCTCGCACAACCACTTCTCCGGCCCAATCCCGCCGAGCCTCGGGAGGCTCCCCGAGAAGGTTTACATCGATCTCACCTACAACAACCTCTCCGGCCCGATCCCGCAGAACGGGGCGCTCGAGAACCGGGGGCCCACGGCGTTCGTCGGCAACCCAGACCTCTGCGGGCcgccgctcaagaacccctgcTCGCCGGACGCCATGCCGTCGTCCAACCCGCCCCTGCCCAACGAAGGGGACTCGTccgcggccggtggcggcaAGGGGAAGGGCAAAGGGCTGGGGAAGATTGCCATTGTGGCCATCGTGCTGAGTGATGTGGTGGGGATTTTGATCATTgcactcctcttcttctactgcTACTGGAGGGCTGTTTCATCCAAGGACAGGAAGGGACACAATGCGGCTGCCGGTTCTAAGGGGTCCAGGTGCGGAAAGGATTGTGGATGTTTCAGTAGGGATGAGTCCGGGACTCCGCCCGAGCACGCTGAGCAGTACGATCTCGTGGCCTTGGACCAGCAAGTGCGGTTTGATCTGGATGAGCTGCTCAAGGCTTCAGCTTTTGTGCTGGGGAAGAGTGGGATTGGGATCGTGTATAAGGTGGTTCTTGAGGACGGACTCACCATGGCCGTCCGGCGGCTTGGGGAGGGGGGATTGCAGAGGTTTAAGGAATTTCAGACCGAGGTTGAGGCTATTGGCAAGGTCCGGCATCCCAACATTGTTACCTTGAGAGCCTACTACTGGTCTTTTGATGAGAAGCTGCTGATATATGATTACATTCCTAACGGCAGCCTCTCTGCAGCAATTCATG GTAAACCTGGGACGATGACATTCACGCCATTGCCATGGGAGGCCCGATTGAACATCATGAAGGGAGTCGCCAAGGGGATGTCTTTCTTGCATGAGTTCAGCCCCAAAAAGTATGTCCATGGGGACTTGAGGCCGAACAACATTCTCCTTGGAACAAACATGGAGCCATACATCTCAGACTTCGGCCTCGGGCGGCTTGCAAACATCGCTGGAACATCACCTTTCACGCAATCAGATCGAGTCGGTCTAGAAAAGGCCCAGAGCCAACAATCAGATGCCTCAGTGAGCCCTCTCATGAGCAAAGGGTCATGCTACCAAGCGCCCGAAGCACTGAAGACGCTGAAACCATCGCAGAAATGGGACGTCTACTCCTACGGTGTGGTCTTGCTTGAAATGATCACTGGCAGATCTCCTGCGGTTCTCTTGGAGACCATGCAGATGGATCTCGTCCAGTGGGTCCAGTTCTGCATCGAGGACAAGAAACCGTCTGCTGACATGCTCGATCCTTTCCTTGCCCGGGACTCGGAACGGGAGGATGAGATGATCGCAGTGCTGAAAGTCGCCCTCGCTTGTGTTCAGGCCAATCCTGAGAGGAGGCCATCGATGAGGCATGTAGCGGAGACCTTGGAGCGCCTTAATGGGTCAAGCTAG